In one Paenibacillus sp. JQZ6Y-1 genomic region, the following are encoded:
- a CDS encoding alpha/beta hydrolase, which translates to MNSSFPHSQQIAAHPQAPESEFCLRGTTQFDLTSATGRKYRILMSIPDLPPTERGYPIIYTLDGHAIFAPLLAAERAQSRRTQKTDVIASIIIGIGYPSELPNSPERHYDYTLPVPAEHLPPSRDGQPWALHGGADEFLRFIQEVLKPEVERRQLVDVDRQTLLGHSFGGLFTLHTLFTAPQSFRNYVAASPSLHWGQPLIAEEEQIFTEYIKNANEEHHLFIALGALENTPPFHMLQHAAALAERLQPLHEYGLHVRFREYADENHGSVVPSMISAALRTAAL; encoded by the coding sequence ATGAACTCATCGTTTCCCCATAGCCAACAGATCGCCGCACATCCTCAAGCACCAGAAAGTGAATTTTGTTTACGTGGAACGACTCAATTCGATCTCACCTCTGCTACTGGTCGCAAGTATCGCATTCTGATGTCCATTCCTGATCTGCCACCAACTGAAAGAGGCTACCCGATCATCTACACATTGGATGGTCATGCCATCTTCGCTCCATTACTGGCAGCTGAACGAGCCCAATCGCGACGTACGCAGAAAACGGATGTGATCGCCTCTATCATTATTGGCATCGGCTATCCATCTGAATTGCCCAATTCACCGGAGCGTCATTACGACTATACCCTGCCTGTTCCCGCAGAGCATCTGCCTCCTTCCCGCGATGGTCAGCCGTGGGCTCTACATGGCGGAGCAGATGAATTTTTGCGATTTATTCAGGAGGTATTGAAGCCAGAGGTGGAACGACGCCAGCTAGTGGACGTGGATCGTCAGACGCTGCTGGGTCATTCCTTTGGTGGATTGTTCACCCTGCATACGCTGTTCACTGCGCCGCAATCGTTTCGGAATTATGTCGCTGCTAGCCCTTCGCTGCATTGGGGACAGCCGCTCATTGCCGAGGAAGAACAGATTTTCACTGAATATATCAAGAATGCGAACGAGGAACATCATCTATTCATCGCGCTGGGTGCACTGGAAAATACGCCGCCTTTTCATATGCTGCAACATGCCGCAGCGTTAGCAGAACGATTACAGCCGCTGCATGAGTACGGACTGCATGTACGCTTTCGTGAATATGCTGATGAAAATCACGGCTCCGTCGTTCCGTCGATGATCAGCGCTGCACTACGTACGGC
- a CDS encoding AraC family transcriptional regulator yields MNTIAEWKRNNPSSSATTSQTSSVPQPLYGSILSALDTLSFRLRNVEKVRKTGDFHLPQQYASSHTLLIIAEGEGILTREQERLRVQGQSVHWFVPGSTLGLRSSGRKGMSVYLLRFDCYVEHGQELKLLGLSAYTAMSAGEHSYEKHDHGGYPIAGSWLLPICQSIHEQWMSGEHGSRTRAVSLFLQLLCDLREQEHVPEGDASVQLQRTRAYIEQHYREPLTLEQLAEMAGLSRNYYVSLFKKHYGESVVHYMTRLRMEQARRLMANPELRLRDIAHEVGYHDEFYFSRKFKQETGITPSAYIRNRTRKIASYDPIITGYLLALDVIPYAAPLHPKWTAHDEKRHAADIPVHLKVQRATMQWESNLAILRRCHPELIIAPEHISPEEKQHLQQIAEVHYIDCASPMWKQQLRELGHKLGQDAEAESWLAQYDQQCGQVLEKMRAGKAAAKTRLDQAEVVGEQQQGMKENQAVIREKQQGVQNNQEGIKGKQLVSGNANAIQSNIAPAYEQGETVVFVRYWKGNFYSCYSCEAAHMLRNDLHVHLARLLPQHMADHEINRRDEAEDKRNERDDWEDENTPIPSSMLATVDPDRLLLLICQESQTLQQWKELETQPEWLNLRAVQRDQVHVLHSDPWRDRSPEAYKRMVDDAGNIFCGSR; encoded by the coding sequence ATGAATACTATTGCGGAATGGAAACGGAACAATCCTTCATCGTCAGCAACAACATCGCAGACATCATCTGTGCCACAACCGCTGTACGGCTCCATATTGTCAGCGCTGGACACGCTGAGCTTTCGACTGCGTAATGTGGAGAAGGTACGCAAAACCGGTGACTTTCATCTACCACAGCAATATGCGTCCAGTCATACCCTGCTGATCATTGCCGAGGGTGAAGGTATTCTGACACGGGAGCAGGAACGGCTGCGGGTGCAAGGGCAAAGTGTACACTGGTTCGTACCGGGTAGCACGTTGGGACTACGCTCGTCTGGTCGTAAAGGGATGAGTGTATATTTGCTCCGTTTTGACTGTTATGTGGAGCACGGGCAGGAGTTGAAGCTGCTAGGTTTGTCGGCATATACGGCGATGTCTGCTGGTGAACATTCATATGAAAAGCACGATCATGGCGGTTATCCGATCGCTGGTTCATGGCTGTTACCAATATGTCAGTCGATCCATGAGCAATGGATGAGCGGTGAGCATGGAAGTCGTACGCGTGCAGTCAGTTTGTTTTTGCAATTGTTGTGCGATCTACGAGAGCAGGAACATGTGCCAGAAGGCGATGCTAGTGTGCAGCTGCAACGGACGCGCGCGTATATTGAGCAGCATTATCGGGAACCGTTGACGCTGGAGCAGCTTGCCGAGATGGCGGGACTCAGCCGGAATTATTATGTCAGTCTGTTCAAAAAGCATTACGGGGAAAGTGTCGTTCACTATATGACCCGTCTGCGTATGGAGCAGGCGCGCCGCCTGATGGCGAATCCTGAGCTGCGACTGCGCGATATTGCGCATGAGGTTGGGTATCATGATGAGTTTTATTTTAGCCGTAAATTCAAGCAGGAAACAGGCATCACGCCATCTGCCTATATCCGCAATCGGACCCGCAAAATCGCTTCCTACGATCCGATCATTACAGGGTATCTACTGGCACTGGATGTTATTCCATACGCCGCACCGCTTCATCCGAAATGGACGGCTCATGATGAAAAGCGGCATGCTGCCGATATTCCGGTTCATTTGAAGGTACAGCGTGCAACCATGCAATGGGAGAGCAATCTTGCTATATTGCGGCGCTGTCATCCAGAGCTGATTATCGCACCAGAACACATTTCACCAGAAGAAAAGCAGCATTTGCAGCAAATCGCCGAGGTGCATTATATCGACTGCGCCAGCCCTATGTGGAAGCAGCAGCTGCGGGAATTGGGGCATAAGCTAGGGCAGGATGCAGAGGCGGAAAGCTGGCTGGCGCAATATGATCAGCAATGTGGTCAGGTGCTTGAGAAGATGAGAGCAGGCAAGGCAGCAGCGAAAACAAGGCTGGATCAAGCCGAGGTAGTGGGAGAGCAGCAACAAGGAATGAAAGAGAACCAAGCAGTAATACGAGAGAAGCAACAAGGAGTACAAAACAACCAAGAAGGAATAAAAGGGAAACAACTCGTATCTGGAAATGCCAACGCCATACAAAGCAATATCGCGCCAGCGTATGAGCAAGGGGAGACGGTTGTTTTTGTCCGATATTGGAAAGGGAATTTCTATTCGTGTTATTCATGTGAAGCCGCCCATATGCTGCGTAATGATCTGCATGTACATCTGGCTCGCTTGCTGCCACAGCATATGGCGGATCATGAGATCAATCGGAGAGATGAGGCAGAGGATAAGAGGAATGAGAGAGACGATTGGGAGGATGAAAATACGCCGATCCCCTCTTCTATGCTGGCAACGGTTGATCCCGACCGCTTGTTGTTGCTCATTTGTCAGGAAAGTCAGACGCTACAACAGTGGAAGGAGCTAGAGACGCAGCCAGAATGGTTGAATTTGCGTGCGGTGCAGCGAGATCAAGTGCATGTACTGCATTCTGATCCGTGGCGTGACCGTTCGCCGGAAGCGTACAAACGAATGGTGGACGATGCAGGCAATATCTTTTGCGGATCCCGTTGA
- a CDS encoding ABC transporter substrate-binding protein — protein MNRQTKTAGGERNVLRSCTAICILALTMVLSSACGNSNNATSSEGTGGTSSASGATNNSVQGEQQTITYLGKEYTVPAKAERIVITGSMEAMEDALMLDVHPTGAITYRGSFPEKFASITDQAKSIGEKTEPNFETILSLKPDVILGTTKFDAPVMEQLNKIAPTIAVSHISDNWKDNLKLMGQLTGKQEQAETAISQYDQDVKTAQSELGAKLKDKTVLAVRIRQGAVCVYPSNVFVNAALYEDLGLKVPDIIQQAKAQQEISVEQLAQVNPDDLFIQFSEDENADTPNALQDLQNNPILSKMKAFQNGHVYVNVIDPLSEGGPAWSRDQFVQAAVKELSK, from the coding sequence ATGAATAGACAAACCAAGACGGCAGGAGGGGAGCGCAATGTTTTGCGTTCCTGTACTGCCATTTGTATACTGGCGTTAACGATGGTACTGTCATCTGCCTGTGGCAATAGTAATAACGCTACCAGCAGTGAAGGTACAGGCGGTACATCATCTGCAAGCGGTGCAACAAACAACTCTGTACAGGGCGAACAGCAAACGATCACCTATCTGGGCAAAGAATACACTGTTCCTGCCAAAGCAGAGCGTATCGTAATTACCGGTTCCATGGAAGCGATGGAGGATGCGCTGATGCTGGATGTGCATCCGACAGGGGCGATTACGTATCGGGGCAGTTTCCCAGAAAAATTCGCTTCCATTACCGATCAGGCAAAATCAATCGGGGAGAAAACAGAGCCGAACTTTGAGACGATTTTGTCGTTGAAGCCGGATGTGATTCTTGGTACGACCAAATTCGATGCGCCTGTGATGGAGCAGCTGAACAAGATTGCACCAACGATTGCGGTATCGCATATTTCGGATAATTGGAAGGATAACCTGAAGCTGATGGGTCAGCTGACTGGTAAGCAGGAGCAGGCGGAAACTGCCATTTCTCAATACGATCAGGATGTGAAAACAGCTCAAAGCGAACTAGGTGCCAAATTGAAGGACAAAACGGTACTGGCGGTACGTATCCGTCAGGGCGCAGTCTGTGTCTATCCGTCGAATGTATTCGTCAATGCAGCGCTGTACGAGGATCTGGGGCTGAAGGTACCAGATATTATCCAGCAAGCGAAAGCGCAGCAGGAAATCTCTGTCGAACAGCTGGCACAGGTGAATCCAGATGATCTGTTTATTCAGTTCTCTGAGGATGAGAATGCCGATACGCCGAATGCACTGCAAGACCTGCAAAACAATCCGATTCTGAGCAAAATGAAAGCATTTCAGAACGGTCATGTGTATGTGAACGTAATTGATCCATTGTCCGAAGGCGGTCCGGCATGGAGCCGTGACCAATTCGTGCAGGCAGCTGTGAAGGAATTGTCCAAATAA
- a CDS encoding FecCD family ABC transporter permease, producing MSIFTGGIRSWLPLLFIVGVPVSATLTIAISILYGANDIDLSTVVQALFHFDENDITHQIIVHSRLPRALGALCIGAFLAVSGAIMQGMTRNYLASPSIMGVSDGSVMAITLCMIMLPGATSLTMVVYSLVGSAIGAGIVFGLAWLLPNGTSPVRMAILGTIIGTFLSGVAEAAATYFQVSQSVSFWYNARLNQIDPMMLKLILPFALVGLLMALMLARYITVLSMGDEIAAGLGQRTTVIKALSMLAVVILTGCSVALAGKIAFVGLLVPHTTRYLVGTDYRKVIPCAAWLGGLFLCWCDLISRWLNAPFETPIGVVTALFGVPFFLYLIRRKGGKAHEAS from the coding sequence ATGAGTATATTCACTGGCGGAATCCGAAGCTGGCTTCCGCTGCTGTTCATCGTGGGCGTACCGGTTTCGGCTACGCTCACGATTGCTATATCCATCCTGTATGGAGCCAACGATATCGATCTGTCGACAGTGGTGCAGGCGCTGTTTCATTTCGATGAAAATGATATCACGCACCAGATCATCGTGCATTCGCGGCTGCCGCGTGCACTTGGTGCGCTATGTATTGGCGCTTTTCTAGCGGTATCGGGAGCGATCATGCAGGGCATGACTCGTAACTACCTCGCTTCGCCATCGATTATGGGTGTGTCGGATGGCTCGGTGATGGCGATTACGTTATGTATGATTATGCTGCCCGGTGCAACGTCGTTAACGATGGTTGTTTACTCGCTGGTTGGCTCGGCGATTGGGGCGGGGATTGTATTTGGACTGGCGTGGCTACTGCCCAATGGTACGTCGCCCGTACGGATGGCAATTCTAGGTACGATCATCGGTACCTTTCTGAGCGGCGTGGCGGAAGCAGCGGCAACGTATTTTCAGGTGTCGCAATCGGTTAGCTTCTGGTATAACGCTAGGCTCAACCAAATTGATCCGATGATGCTGAAGCTGATTCTTCCATTCGCACTAGTAGGCTTGTTGATGGCGCTGATGCTCGCACGGTATATTACAGTGCTGTCGATGGGCGACGAGATTGCCGCTGGGCTTGGACAACGAACAACTGTGATTAAGGCATTGTCGATGCTGGCAGTTGTGATTCTGACTGGCTGCTCAGTAGCGTTGGCGGGAAAAATCGCCTTTGTCGGCTTATTAGTGCCGCATACAACGCGTTATCTGGTCGGCACGGATTACCGCAAAGTCATACCGTGCGCTGCTTGGCTGGGTGGACTATTTCTCTGCTGGTGCGATTTGATCAGCCGCTGGCTGAATGCGCCGTTCGAGACACCAATAGGTGTCGTCACCGCGCTGTTCGGTGTTCCGTTCTTCCTGTATCTGATTCGTCGGAAAGGAGGCAAAGCACATGAAGCTTCCTGA
- a CDS encoding FecCD family ABC transporter permease codes for MFPIHRRIWLVAPLLLLITLAVVYISVTNGTFDMTVGDVVRTLLRIDATREYDLVVFDFRLPRIVLALLTGFGLGMAGAVIQGVTRNGLADPGMLGINAGASMAVVLFMLVFSQTLNLTGWLAYMAMPLFGLAGGMLAVAIIFWLARSNGRLDPQQLILVGIAVSAGFAAITLYLSLKMNPNDFEAAAVWLAGSLHHANWRYIGAMLPWLLLISPYLWWKGNVLDVLQLHDETTLSLGLDLGRQRRKLVLAAVGLVAACISVSGGVGFVGLIAPHIARRLVGLRHRHLLPISGLIGMLMVSLGDLIGKTIFAPAQLAAGIVISLIGVPYFIYLLFRSRM; via the coding sequence ATGTTCCCAATTCATCGGCGCATTTGGTTAGTCGCGCCATTACTGCTGTTGATTACGCTTGCTGTCGTGTATATCAGCGTCACCAACGGCACATTCGATATGACCGTTGGCGATGTGGTTCGCACACTGCTGCGTATCGATGCCACTCGCGAGTATGATCTGGTTGTATTCGATTTTCGACTACCGCGTATTGTACTGGCGCTACTAACTGGCTTCGGGCTAGGCATGGCAGGGGCGGTAATTCAAGGCGTTACCCGCAATGGTCTTGCTGATCCAGGGATGCTAGGGATTAACGCTGGTGCGAGTATGGCGGTTGTGCTGTTTATGCTAGTATTTAGCCAGACACTGAATCTGACTGGCTGGCTCGCTTACATGGCAATGCCATTGTTCGGTCTGGCTGGCGGAATGCTGGCAGTAGCGATTATTTTCTGGCTGGCTCGTAGCAATGGGAGATTGGACCCGCAGCAGCTGATTCTAGTCGGAATCGCGGTCAGCGCAGGCTTTGCAGCGATTACGCTGTATCTGTCGCTCAAAATGAATCCGAATGATTTTGAGGCGGCAGCAGTCTGGTTGGCAGGTAGTCTGCATCATGCGAATTGGCGTTATATTGGTGCTATGCTACCATGGTTGCTGCTGATCAGCCCGTATCTATGGTGGAAAGGAAACGTGTTAGATGTATTGCAACTGCATGACGAGACCACGCTCAGTCTAGGATTGGATCTTGGTCGGCAGCGTCGTAAGCTGGTATTGGCGGCGGTCGGTCTGGTGGCGGCGTGCATTTCGGTATCCGGCGGGGTTGGCTTTGTCGGTCTGATCGCTCCGCATATTGCACGGCGGCTGGTCGGTCTGCGTCATCGTCACTTGTTGCCCATTTCCGGTCTGATCGGCATGCTGATGGTATCGCTCGGCGATCTGATCGGCAAAACGATATTCGCTCCCGCTCAATTGGCAGCAGGTATCGTTATTTCGTTGATTGGAGTACCGTACTTCATCTATTTGTTATTCCGCAGTCGGATGTGA
- a CDS encoding TetR/AcrR family transcriptional regulator, whose translation MPERNTTHTNGERRQELLDIAVELFARNGYHQTKVSDIVRQAGVAQGTFYWYFKSKEAIALEIIANGREEIAHVISQGYRTESGSVVDMVQASQHLLQNLFQFASDHRYLMELLLGSGAADEAIRQAANEARIQMEQAFRRNIERAIELDMLPTGIDPAMRAAMLTSLIEGMIARWLFGPQSADSSLADKTLEEISAQTARFEFFGLLGI comes from the coding sequence ATGCCAGAGCGAAATACCACACATACCAATGGAGAAAGAAGGCAGGAGCTACTCGATATTGCCGTCGAGTTGTTTGCGCGGAACGGGTATCATCAGACCAAAGTGTCGGATATTGTGCGGCAGGCGGGAGTCGCGCAGGGGACATTTTATTGGTATTTTAAAAGCAAAGAAGCGATTGCGCTGGAGATTATCGCTAATGGGCGTGAGGAGATTGCACATGTGATCTCGCAGGGATATCGCACGGAGTCCGGTTCGGTGGTGGATATGGTGCAGGCATCCCAGCACTTACTGCAAAATCTATTCCAGTTTGCCAGCGATCATCGTTATCTAATGGAGCTGCTGCTTGGTAGTGGAGCAGCGGATGAAGCGATACGGCAGGCAGCCAATGAAGCACGGATTCAGATGGAGCAGGCATTCCGGCGTAATATTGAGCGTGCGATTGAGCTGGACATGCTGCCGACTGGCATCGATCCAGCCATGCGTGCAGCGATGCTAACCAGTCTGATCGAAGGTATGATCGCCAGATGGTTGTTCGGACCCCAATCTGCTGATTCATCGCTCGCAGACAAAACGCTGGAAGAAATCTCAGCGCAGACGGCGCGCTTTGAGTTTTTCGGATTGCTCGGTATTTGA
- a CDS encoding Cof-type HAD-IIB family hydrolase, with protein MSNQSIIFFDIDGTLLDFNKELPASTKQAIFELRERGHEVAIATGRAPFMFEKIREELQIDTYVSYNGQYVVLRGEVLYTNPLNPDALVKLSQAAIENENPIVYMDADDMRANVPDEHEYITTSISTLHVDKFPTYDPAYYEQREMYQCLLFCLEGAEQNYAADFKDFDFIRWHPMSVDVLPAGGSKANGISKITEKLGFPKERQYAFGDGLNDVEMLKQIYNSVAMGNAEPEAKAVARHVTKPVDQDGILHGLQMVGLLD; from the coding sequence ATGTCTAATCAAAGTATTATCTTTTTCGATATCGACGGAACCCTGCTGGACTTCAACAAAGAACTGCCCGCTTCCACCAAACAAGCGATTTTTGAACTGCGTGAACGTGGACACGAGGTAGCGATTGCTACGGGACGTGCACCATTTATGTTTGAAAAGATCCGCGAAGAACTGCAAATCGACACTTACGTCAGCTACAACGGACAATACGTGGTACTGCGCGGCGAAGTGCTGTACACCAATCCACTGAACCCGGATGCACTGGTGAAATTAAGCCAAGCTGCCATCGAAAATGAAAATCCAATCGTGTACATGGATGCCGACGATATGCGCGCCAATGTACCGGATGAGCATGAATATATTACTACCAGCATCAGCACACTGCATGTAGATAAATTCCCAACCTACGATCCGGCATACTATGAACAGCGCGAAATGTACCAATGCTTGCTGTTCTGTCTGGAAGGTGCGGAGCAAAATTATGCAGCAGATTTCAAAGACTTCGACTTTATCCGCTGGCATCCGATGTCGGTCGACGTGCTGCCTGCTGGCGGCTCCAAAGCGAACGGCATTTCCAAGATCACTGAAAAACTGGGCTTTCCGAAAGAGCGCCAGTACGCATTCGGCGACGGCTTGAACGATGTAGAAATGCTCAAGCAAATCTACAACAGTGTCGCGATGGGCAATGCTGAACCAGAAGCCAAAGCCGTAGCACGCCATGTGACCAAGCCAGTGGATCAGGATGGCATTTTGCACGGTTTGCAAATGGTTGGTCTACTGGACTAA
- a CDS encoding nucleobase:cation symporter-2 family protein — protein sequence MENKVSGGKIFSLGLQHVLAMYAGAILVPLLVGRALNLTTEQLSYLVAIDLLTCGIATLLQAWKTKYLGIGLPVMLGSSFVAITPMIGIGNQYGLASVYGAIIAAGLFVAVFAGFFGKIIKLFPPVVTGTVVTVIGLSLVPTGIRNMAGGANNDDFGSLQNFLLSFGVLALILLINRFFTGFMRSLSVLIGIIVGTLAAALLGKVNLTAVMEASWFHLPQFFAFGLPEFKIAPILTMIIVCMVIIVESTGVFLALGRVCDQKLTPQDMTRGYRTEGIAIMLGGLFNAFPYNTFAQNVGLVELSRVKTRNVIFMASGILMVLGLVPKIAALATIIPPAVLGGATVVLFGMVIASGIRMLTEVDFKDQRNLLVVACSVSLGIGATVVPELFAGLPASLRIIVSDGTITGSLSAIVLNLFFNMTSRRKVESAPAHSHSLAEATVAREQIS from the coding sequence ATGGAAAACAAAGTAAGCGGCGGTAAAATCTTTTCGCTTGGATTGCAGCATGTACTTGCTATGTATGCCGGAGCCATTCTAGTACCACTACTTGTCGGGCGTGCATTGAATCTGACGACAGAGCAGCTCTCCTATTTGGTCGCCATCGACCTACTAACTTGCGGAATCGCTACCCTGCTGCAAGCATGGAAAACAAAATACCTCGGCATTGGATTGCCAGTCATGCTGGGAAGCTCCTTTGTCGCGATTACGCCGATGATCGGAATCGGCAATCAGTACGGATTAGCATCTGTGTATGGAGCGATTATCGCTGCTGGATTATTTGTCGCTGTATTCGCTGGATTTTTTGGTAAAATTATTAAGCTATTCCCACCGGTTGTAACGGGAACAGTAGTGACGGTCATTGGGCTGTCCCTTGTTCCAACAGGTATTCGCAATATGGCAGGCGGTGCGAACAACGATGACTTTGGCAGCTTGCAAAACTTCCTGCTGTCATTCGGTGTACTGGCACTCATTCTGCTGATTAATCGCTTTTTCACCGGCTTTATGCGTTCGCTATCCGTACTGATCGGTATTATCGTTGGTACACTGGCTGCTGCATTGCTTGGTAAAGTGAATTTGACTGCTGTTATGGAAGCATCTTGGTTCCATCTGCCGCAATTTTTTGCTTTCGGACTACCAGAGTTCAAAATCGCTCCGATCCTCACCATGATTATCGTCTGCATGGTCATTATCGTCGAATCGACAGGTGTATTCCTTGCCCTCGGTCGTGTATGCGACCAAAAGCTGACGCCGCAGGATATGACGCGCGGCTATCGTACAGAAGGTATTGCGATCATGCTGGGCGGATTGTTCAATGCGTTTCCGTATAACACCTTTGCACAAAATGTCGGTCTGGTCGAACTATCCCGTGTCAAAACGCGTAACGTCATCTTCATGGCATCCGGTATCCTCATGGTGCTTGGTTTGGTTCCGAAAATCGCTGCGCTGGCAACGATCATCCCACCTGCCGTACTCGGTGGTGCGACCGTCGTCCTGTTCGGGATGGTTATCGCCTCCGGTATCCGTATGCTAACCGAGGTGGATTTCAAAGATCAACGCAATCTGCTCGTGGTTGCCTGCTCCGTCTCGCTGGGTATCGGTGCAACGGTTGTGCCAGAGCTGTTCGCCGGATTGCCAGCTTCGCTGCGTATCATCGTCAGCGATGGTACAATTACGGGCAGCTTGTCCGCGATTGTGCTGAATCTATTTTTCAACATGACGTCTCGCCGCAAAGTAGAATCGGCTCCCGCCCATTCGCATAGTCTAGCGGAAGCAACTGTTGCCCGTGAGCAAATTTCCTAA